The DNA window AAACAGCCGCCAGCAGGCGATCGACAGGTCACGGATCAGCGGCTGCTCGATCTTGCTGAACCAGCCGATGAAGCGCGTCAGCGCCGCGCGCGGGATGCGGTTGGTCAGCAGAAAGTTGAGGTTTTCCTGCTGCGTCAGCGAAGAAATCAGGCGCTTGATTGTCATGAATCTGTCAGCAGGTGACGCTAGCGCTGGTGGCATGGATTCGCCCTTTCCGATTCTGTCTCTGTCCACCGCTGCGGTAGCTGGCGCCGCGGCCGTCTTCCCCAAATTGCAGGCGCGGCTGGCGCTGTCGCGGGCCAAGCACCGATCGTTGACGGGACATTCCAAGATATCGCGCCTGGTCGCGCGCATGCTCCCGTTCTACGAATTCGACATCAATGATTTCTTCCGTTCCGACGGCGCACCCGCAACGGTTGGCACCCAGCGCCAGGACGCCTTCTTCCGGCTCGCCGGGCTCTACCAGGAGCGCTTCGCCAAAGGCCGGCAGCTGACCGCGGAAGCCGCGGGTCGAATCTCCGACCTGCAATTCACCGAAGCCTACCGGGTGCCGTTCCAGTACAGCCGGCTGGTCCGCGAGCATCTGGGAACCGGCGCCTTCATGGAATCGTCGGCCGGCGTCACCGTCACCGATCTCGACGGCAACACTTTCTACGACCTGACCGGTTCGTATGGCGTCAATATCTTCGGCAACGACTTCTACAAGGAGTGCATCGCCAACGCCGAGACGCGCGCGCATGCGCTTGGCCCGGTGCTCGGCCCCTATCATCCCATCATCGTCGAAAATGTCCGGCGATTGTGCGAGATTTCGGGACTCGATGAAGTCTCGTTCCACATGTCCGGCACCGAAGCGGTGATGCAGGCGGTGCGGCTGGCGCGCTATCACACCCGCCGCTCCCATCTCGTCCGCTTCGCCGGCGCCTATCACGGCTGGTGGGGCGACGTGCAGCCCGGCGTCGGCAATCCGGTTTCGCCGCACGAGACCTACACCCTGGCCGACATGTCGGAGCGAACACTCCATGTCCTGAAAACGCGCAACGACATTGCCTGCGTGCTGGTCAATCCGCTGCAGGCGCTGCATCCCAACGCCAATGCGCCCGGCGATTCCGCACTCGTCGACAGCTCGCGCGCCAGCCGTTACGACCGCGCCGCTTATGGCGAATGGCTCAAATCGCTGCGGCAGATCTGCACCGAGCGAAATATTGTCCTGATCTTCGACGAGGTATTTGTCGGCTTCCGGCTCGCGCCCGGCGGCGCACAGGAATATTTCGGCGTGCATGCCGACATGGTGACCTACGGCAAAAGCCTCGCGGGGGGACTGCCGGTCGGCGTGGTCTGCGGACGGAAGGATCTGATGCGGCGGTTTCGCGACGATCGTCCCGCCGATGTCTGTTTTGCGCGCGGCACATTCAATTCGCATCCCTACGTCATGATGGCGATGGACGAATTCCTCAACCGGCTCGACGATCCCGCGTTCCGTACGGTCTACGATGGACTCGACGACACCTGGGATCAACGGGCGCGACAGTTGAACGAGATGATGGCGGCGCAGGATCTGCCCGTCCGCTTCAGCAATCTTTCGTCGATCTGGATGGTCCATTACACCGAGCCGTCGCGCTACAATTGGATGCTTCAATATTACTTGCGGGCGGAGCTGCTGGCGCTGAGCTGGGTCGGAACCGGCCGCCTGATCTTCAGCCTGAACTATACAGATGCCGATTTTGCCGAAGTCGCGAGCCGCTTCGTCACCGCGGCCACCAAGATGAAGCAGGATGGCTGGTGGTGGCGCGATGCTTCACTTACCAACAAGAACATCCGCCGGCGGATTCTCCGGGAGATGGTGATGCGAAGACGGCCGCGGTGAATCCGCGGCCGCCTTCTCGCTCAACTAAGTCTCAAGCCGCCCTGACGTGCTTCTCAAGACCGGGATCGATCAGCTCGCCCTTTAGCAGGAACAGCGGGGCCTTGCGGTAGAGCACCAGATCGTTGAACGGATCGGTCAGGATCTTGGTCATCCAGACCAGCCCGGTCTCGACGTCGCGGATGAAGAAGAGATGGATGGTCCGGAACAGCAGTCCGCCTGCTCCGACCACCAGCCAGATCTTGGCGACCTGACGCATGAAGTCGGCCGGCGAGGCCCAGGGCTTGAACATTCCGAACAAGGTCGGGTCTAGATACAGCACCAGCGGCGAAAGTGCCCAGATCGTCATCAGCACGATCTTGCGCTGCAGATTATAGCCCACCTTGATTTCTTCCTTGTGCTCGTGGGTCGCCTGATTGACGTGATCGTACCCCTTCGGCTCGAAGAAGAAATGACCGGCCTGTCGCGTGGTCATGGAGACCAGCCAGCCGATCAGGGCTGACGCCACCGGATCGAAATACAGCATCACGTAGCCGATCAGAAAGCTGGCGGCACTGACGAAGTGCAGGCTCTGATTGATGCGGCTGTGATGATAGTAGCGATGGTCATCCCAGCGTTGGGTTCGCAATGCTTCCAGGAAGTTCTTGATCATTCTCTCCCCCAAATCAGGTCTGTGTTTTCTTTACCGGGATTCGATGTACGGGATGTGACATCATCATAATGACATGTGACGTCACACAACTGTGCAACTGACGCAGCTGGATGCGGATCAGGCGGCCGCGGCCGCTTTGATCTTGCGGAAACGAATCAGCGAGAAGTGGCCTAGCGGCGGCACCGGCCGGCGCTCGATCAATTCGATGCCATGCGCGCCCGATAACCATTGCGCAAAGCGCGACCACGCGAACTCGGCGGTGCGGAAACCGAGCGGACGCACCACCGGCTGGAGCCGCTGCTCGATGAAACGGCGCATGCCGGCGTCGGCACTGACCCGGCTGAGCAGGATCATCTCGCCGCCGGGCCGCAACACGCGTGCGAATTCATCCAGCGCGACTTCCGGATTCGGCACCGCGGTGACGACATATTGCGCCATCACGACGTCGAATGAATTGTCGGGGAATTCGAGTTTCTCGGCATCCATGACCGCGAGGCCCTCGACATTCTTCAAGTGCAGCTCGTCGACGCGTTGCTTGGCCTTGCGCAGCATGGCCTCCGAGATATCGGTGCCGAAGATGCGGAGATTCGGAGCATATTGCGGCAGTGAGATGCCGGTTCCGACGCCGACTTCGAGGACGCGTCCGCCGATGCTGTTGGTGGCGAGAATGGCCGCCTTCCGGCCCTTGCCGAACACCCCTCCGAACACGAGGTCATAGACCGGAGCCCAGCGATCATAGGCCTTCTCGACCATCTCGCGGTTGATATCCAGCGGCCGGGTGTCGTCAAGTTTGATGATTTGCGCCATGGTGTCTCTACTCACTGTCCTGATGGTTGATCAGCCGCGCGCAGCTGTTCTGCTCGCCACACGGCGGGCAGGTTGCAGCGAACGGCTTGGATGCAACGCGGTTAGATTGCTGATGAACTGTCTTGCACTGTTTTCCCAGGAACGCTCGAGCGCGAAATTCCGGCAGGCTTCACGCGACATGCCGAGCGCACGGATGCAGGCGTTTTGCAGGTTGGTGTCCAGCGCGCCGATGGGATGGTCCGCGATCACGTCTAGCGGCCCCGTCACCGGGAACGCGGCAACCGGCGTGCCGCAGGCGAGGGCTTCGAGCTGAACCACGCCGAACGTGTCGGTGAGGCTCGGAAACACGAACACATCCGCGGCCGCCAAATGCGACGATAAATCCTTGCCGGTTTTTTCGCCGAGGAATTTCACCTGGGGATAGCGGCGCTCCAGCTCGGCGCGCTGCGGTCCATCCCCGATCACGACCTTCGTTCCCGGCAGGTCCAGCGAAAGAAATGCGTCGATATTCTTCTCGACCGCGACGCGGCCCATGGTCATGAAGATCGGCCGCGGCAAATCAAGCTCCGCCGGCTCGTCGGGCCTGAACAGATCGGTGTCGACGCCGCGGGTCCAGAAGCCAAGCTTCCTGAAACCTCGTGCGCTGAGTTCCTGTTTCAAGGAAGCCGTCGCGACCATCGTCATGGCGGCTGCGGCATGAAAGTGCCGCAGCACCGCATAGCCCACACTCGCCGGAATGCAGGTGCGGACCTGGATGTATTCCGGAAACCGCGTCGTGTAGGAGGTCGTGAAGGCGAGTTTCCGGCGGCGGCAATAGGCCCGGACCGACCACCCGATCGGGCCTTCGGTCGCGATATGGATCGCGTCCGGCGCGGCCTTCTCGATCCTTTTGGCGATCTCGCGCCGGTTCGGCCAGGCGACACGCAGTCCCGGATAGGTCGGGACACCCATGGACGGAAATCCGTCAGGCGTCAGAAATTCGATCTCGGCGTCCAGCGCCGATGCGCTGCGCGCAAGCGAAGTTAACGTGCGAACCACGCCGTTCACCTGCGGATGCCAAGCATCGGTCGCAACTAAAATCCGCATCGCGGGGCCTGAGAGCTTCCTGATTCTCACTCCCCCGACGTTCGGCCAAGGATATTTCAGGCGTATGACGTCATCGAAATGTTAGGCGGTTTTTTCGTTAACCCTGCGGCCCCGCACCCCTCATGAAACCGTCATGAAACAATAGATAACGCCGACGAAACCTTTTTGCCCCTTTCACGCAAACGTTTTGAAACCGGCGGCCGTTAATGATTGCGGCAACAACACGCCGACGAGATGCGTGAAATCAAACAGGGAACGACACATGCTCAGACCCATTGGATCGATGCTGAATTCCCGCTATGCCGCCGCTCTCGGCGCGCTGGCGATTGGTGCGGTTGCATTTTCCGCCTCAGCCGCGGCGACACCGCTGCCGCTGTTTCCCTTTATACTGACGCCCCCCGTCCAGTCGGCGCCGCCGCCGGTGCAGGCTGCGCCCGACGAAAACGAGAGTGGTGCGATCGAGTTGCCGGCGCGGTTGAAGCGCCAGGTGGTGAGCTATCCGACGCGCGAGGCGCCCGGCACCGTCATCATCGATACGCCCAATACCTATCTTTATTACGTGCTCGGCGGTGGCCACGCGATCCGCTACGGCATCGGCGTCGGCCGCGACGGCTTCACCTGGTCGGGCGTGCAGGCCGTGACCAAGAAGGCCGAGTGGCCGGACTGGACCCCGCCCCCGGAAATGATCGCACGCCAACCCTATCTGCCGCGCCACATGGCCGGCGGCCCGGGCAATCCGCTCGGCGCACGCGCGATGTATCTCGGCGGCACGGTGTATCGCATTCACGGCACCAACGCGCCGGAGACGATCGGGACGCATGTTTCGTCCGGCTGCATCCGTCTCACCAATCAGGACGTCAGCGATCTCTATTCGCGGGTCAATGTCGGAACCAGGGTGATCGTGCTGCCGATGAACCGGCAGGCGGCCAATGCGGGCGACAAGCGAAGCTGACACCAAGGCCGATCGGCGGACTATTCGATGACGAAAATGGCGCGGTTTTCCGCGCCATTTTCATTTCTGACCGGCAACAAACCTTGCGAGATTATGGCCAGCGCGTGTCGAGACCGTGCGCAGCCGCCGAAACCGCGCACCCGCCACTCTGGCGCCCACGGAATCCACCCTGTAGACTCGCCTGTTCAATCAGCCCGGGGGGATGATGCGTCTGCCGTTTCGCCTCAAGACAATCCTGCTTGCCATCGCAGTGATCGCCGTCTCGTTTTATGCCAGCCTCAAGGTCATGGATTGGTTGTCGGCGCGCGGCGCGGTCAGTGGGCCGGTGCTTGCCGAGTTGCCGCCGCTGCCGCCGGCGACGCGCAGCTCCGTGGTGCTGGCACCGGTCTCGATATCGCTCAGCGCGATTCGCGACGCCGCCGATCGCGGGGTGCCGCGCACCTTCCAGGGCAAGGCCGACAATGCGGTGTCGCAGATCCTGCAGAACGCCGATATCGGCTGGACCGCTTCGCGCGGACCTGTCACGGCCACCGGTGCGCAGGATGTATTGTCGCTGGCGACGGCGCTGACCGGAACGCTCAATGTCACGGGTTCGCTGTCGTCGAAGGCAACCGGCGCGGTCAACGCGCTTGGCAGCCTGCTCGGCGACAAGGCCGCCAAGGAAATCGGCAGCGTCAACATCAAGGCCCTGAACGCCAGCGCCGAAATAAAGGGTGGCGTGACCATCACCTCGCGGCCGAAACTTGCGGCGGCCTGGCACTTCGAACCGAATTTCGCCGCGCAGGTGAACCTGGGTGACACCAGCCTTTCGGTGGCCGGCGCGCGCATCAATATTCCCGCCCAGGTCAAGCCGCTGATCGACAAAAACGTCACCGATCAACTCGAAGTGGTCGCGGACCGGATCCGCAAGGACCAGGCGTTCGAGCAGAACGCACGGCTGCAATGGGCCAAGATCTGCCGCTCGATTCCGTTGCAGAGCGCTGGCGCGGGTTCGTCCCTGCCGCCGCTGTGGCTGGAGCTGCGCCCGACACGCGCGATTGCCGTACAACCGACCGTCGATGCCTCGGCGCTGACGGTGACGATGGGCATCGAGGCGGAGACCCGCATCACCTCGGAGCAGACCAAACCGGATTGCCCGTTCCCCGACAAGATATCCATCATCCCGCCGACCCCGGGAGGGGTCAATATCGGGGTGCCGATCGATATGCCGTTCACCGAGATCAACAAGATCATTGAAGCGCAACTGGTCGGCCGCACCTTTCCTGAAGACGGTTCGGGAGCGGTGGATGTCACCGTGAAGCACGCCACCGTCGCAGCATCCGGAGACCGGCTGCTGATCTCGCTGCTGGTGCATGCCAAGGAAAAGAAGAGCTGGTTTGGGCTCGGCGCCGACGCCACGGTGCAGATCTGGGGCCGGCCGGTACTTGATCCAGTACAGCAAACCCTGCGGCTGACGGATGTTCAGCTCGCGGTCGAATCGGAGGCCGCGTTCGGCCTGCTCGGCGCTGCGGCGCGCGAGGCGATGCCGCGGCTGCAGCAGGTGCTGGCCGACAAGGCTGTCGTCGACCTCAAGCCGTTCGCCGCGAACGCCCAGCAAAAGATCAACGCGGCGATCGCGGATTTCCAGAAGAACGACGACGACCTGAAGGTAACGGCGGCCATTACCAGCGCGCAACTCGCCTACATCGCCTTCGATTCCAGGACGCTGCGCGTGATCGTGGAAGCCAATGGCTCGATGAATGTTTCCGTCACGGCGTTACGCGGCCTGTGACGCTACGGCCGAGGCATGGGATTAGATCGAGCTTGAGCGTCAACGGAAGTTTGCCCCCCTCTCCCATTGGGAGAGGGTTCGGGTGGGGGGTTACGGTCTCTCATGAGAGCAGCACACCCTCATCCGATTTGCACTGGACGATGCTTCGCATCGCCAGGAGCAAATCGACCTCTCCCCATCGGGGAGAGGTAAAAAGACAGCCCGCTTCGATAAAAGCCACCCGACTCCAGACGTTCAATTGAACGACATGCCGCCATTCAGGTGAACGGTCTGGCCGGTCATGTAGTCGTTGCCGAGGAGCATCAGGACCGACTGGGCCACTTCATCGGCCTGCCCCATGCGCCCGAGCGGAATCCTTGCGGCGAGATCGGTCCGGCCGCGCATCATGTCGGTCTCGATCAGCGACGGCGCCACCGCATTGACGGTGATGCCTTCCTTGACCAGCCGTGCGGCGTAGCCGCGGGTCAATCCTTCCATGCCCGCTTTGGAGGCATTGTAGTGCACGCCGATGGCGCCGGCGCCGCGCGCGGCGCCCGAAGAGATATTGACGATGCGTCCCCACTTTTTCGCGCGCATCGCGGGCAGCACCGCCTGGGTACAGAGGAATGCCGATTTCAGGTTCACCGCGATGGTCAGGTCGAACTCCGCTTCGGTCAGATCGTCGACACCGCGCACGATCGCCATCCCGGCATTATTGATGAGGATGTCGATCGGACCGAGCGCTGCTGCCGCCTGCTTGACCATGGCCGCAACCGCGGTGCCCTGTGAAACATCAGCGGCGACAGCGATCGCGCGGCCGCCTTTGTCCTTAATTTTCGTCACCACCGCATCGGCGTCGGCCGCACGCTCACGATAATTGACCGCGACAGCCGCACCCGCCTCGGACAGCGCAATGGCGATCGCAGCGCCGATGCCGCGCGACCCGCCGGTTACCAGTGCGACATGGCCGTTCAGATCCGGTGTGACAGTCATGGTCTCGATCCTCTCCGTCAGCGATACGCCCAAAGCAAATAGCGCGCTTGTTGCCTGGTCATTATATACGACGGAACACAGTGATGCGACCTGACAGCCAGTCAATGCACGCCAGCGAATAAGTGCTCCGCGCCGAACGCCGCGCCAATGCCGTGTCGCAAGCGCTGATCTCTGATAAATAACAGGCGCAATGAGGCCGGCATTTTCAAGCGTCGGCTGACGGGTGACGATGAAGTTGTTCATGTTCTATATCGGCGGCAATTGCGGCAATTCAAATATCGAATTGCACGATATCCGTTTCTCGGTCGGATCGGCGCCGGAAGATTGCTACGACGGTCTGCGCCGGCAATGGTGGGGTGACCCCACAAGCCTTCATCTGGATAGTTGGGGGATCGTCGAACAGGCCGACGGCTTCGATGTCGCGGTGACCAGAACGCCACGGAATGACACGTCCTCCAGCCTCTTCTTCGTGAACCTCGGCGGATATAATCCGCAGGAATTCGGCGAACTGCACAAGAACGTCCTGGTCGTCGCGCCCGATATCAAGGCCGCGAAACACAAAGCACTGCAACAGGTCAATGATTGGGTGCAACCTCACAAGGACCGGATCTTCGAGATTGAAAAGGCCGTCGACCTGACTGCCTTGATGGAGAACTACGGATGCGCCCTCGCGCTCGAGCCTGCCACCGTAGAAAAGCCATTTGCCTTTCAATGCCTCTATCTGCCGCTGGGATAGCGCCTACATCAAACAAGATACCGCACACATTCAAAAAACATCGACCTCAAGGAGTGGAACCATGGACTATGTGAAATTCGGCAAGACCGGCCTTGGCGTGTCGCGGCTGTGTATCGGCTGCATGACCTACGGCATTCCAAATCGCGGCCCTCACCCGTGGACGCTCGATGAGGAGAAGAGCCGGCCGCTGATCCGGCAGGCGCTTGATCTCGGGATCAACTTCTTCGACACCGCCAATGTCTATTCCGACGGCACCTCGGAGGAAATCGTCGGCCGCGCACTGAAGGAATTCGTGCGCCGCGAGGACGTCGTCATCGCGACCAAGGTCAACGGCCGGATGCGGCCGGGGCCGAACGGCGCGGGATTATCGCGCAAGGCGATCCTTGGCGAAATCGACAACAGCCTGCGTCGTCTTGGAACTGATTTCGTCGATCTCTATCAGATTCATCGCGCCGATCCGACGGTGCCGATCGAGGAGACGATGGAGGCGCTTCACGACGTCGTCAAAGCCGGCAAGGCCCGCTATATCGGCGCTTCCAATATGTACGCCTGGCAGTTCGCCCAGGCGCTCTATACCTCCCGTCTGAACGGTTGGACCGAATTCGTCAGCATGCAGGATCACGTCAACCTGCTGAGCCGCGAGGAAGAGCGCGAAATGCTGCCGCTCTGCGTCGATCAGGGCATTGCGGTGATGCCGTGGAGTCCGATGGCGCGCGGCCGGCTGACGCGGGCGTGGAATGAAACCAGTTCGCGCCAGGAAACCGACGAATACGGCAAGACGCTCTATACCCAATTTCCGGAATCCGATCGCCAGATCATCGATCAGGTCAGCGCGGTCGCGACCGCAAGGGGCGTGCCGCGCGCGCAGGTCGCGCTCGCCTGGGTTCTGCAGAAAAAGGGCGTGACCTCTCCGATCGTCGGCGCCTCGAAACCGGAGCATTTGAAGGACGCGGTTGCCGCCCTCTCACTGAAACTGACCACTGAGGAAATCACGGCGCTCGAAAAGCCCTATGTGCCGCGCGGCGTATCGGGGTTTTGATCGAAACAGCGATCGTTCCAGAAAACAAGAGGCCGCACATGAAAAGCGTGATCGTGACGGGCGGAAGCGGCAAAGCGGGCCGGGCAGCGATCCGCGAACTGCTCAAGCACGGCTATCAGGTGATGAACGTCGATACGGTGGCGCCGGCAGAACAACTGTGCCACTTCATGAAGGCCGATCTCAACGACCTCGGCCAGGCCATCGACGCCCTGAGGCTACTGGCCGGCACGGTCGACCGGCGTCGTACGTTGCTTGGCGAGCCGTCGGCCGTGATCCACATGGCCGGCATTCCGGCGCCGGGCCTGGCGCCGGATGCGACCATTTTCCAGAACAACATGATGACGACCTACAACGTCTTCAGCGCAGCCGTGCGTGCCGGCATCAGGCGCGTCGTCTGGGCCTCGAGCGAGACCATCTATGGCCTGCCGTTTACCCGGACGCCGCCGGCCTTCGCACCGGTCACCGAAGAGCATCCGCTGGCGCCGGAAA is part of the Bradyrhizobium canariense genome and encodes:
- a CDS encoding aminotransferase class III-fold pyridoxal phosphate-dependent enzyme, whose protein sequence is MDSPFPILSLSTAAVAGAAAVFPKLQARLALSRAKHRSLTGHSKISRLVARMLPFYEFDINDFFRSDGAPATVGTQRQDAFFRLAGLYQERFAKGRQLTAEAAGRISDLQFTEAYRVPFQYSRLVREHLGTGAFMESSAGVTVTDLDGNTFYDLTGSYGVNIFGNDFYKECIANAETRAHALGPVLGPYHPIIVENVRRLCEISGLDEVSFHMSGTEAVMQAVRLARYHTRRSHLVRFAGAYHGWWGDVQPGVGNPVSPHETYTLADMSERTLHVLKTRNDIACVLVNPLQALHPNANAPGDSALVDSSRASRYDRAAYGEWLKSLRQICTERNIVLIFDEVFVGFRLAPGGAQEYFGVHADMVTYGKSLAGGLPVGVVCGRKDLMRRFRDDRPADVCFARGTFNSHPYVMMAMDEFLNRLDDPAFRTVYDGLDDTWDQRARQLNEMMAAQDLPVRFSNLSSIWMVHYTEPSRYNWMLQYYLRAELLALSWVGTGRLIFSLNYTDADFAEVASRFVTAATKMKQDGWWWRDASLTNKNIRRRILREMVMRRRPR
- a CDS encoding class I SAM-dependent methyltransferase, translated to MAQIIKLDDTRPLDINREMVEKAYDRWAPVYDLVFGGVFGKGRKAAILATNSIGGRVLEVGVGTGISLPQYAPNLRIFGTDISEAMLRKAKQRVDELHLKNVEGLAVMDAEKLEFPDNSFDVVMAQYVVTAVPNPEVALDEFARVLRPGGEMILLSRVSADAGMRRFIEQRLQPVVRPLGFRTAEFAWSRFAQWLSGAHGIELIERRPVPPLGHFSLIRFRKIKAAAAA
- a CDS encoding glycosyltransferase family 4 protein — protein: MRILVATDAWHPQVNGVVRTLTSLARSASALDAEIEFLTPDGFPSMGVPTYPGLRVAWPNRREIAKRIEKAAPDAIHIATEGPIGWSVRAYCRRRKLAFTTSYTTRFPEYIQVRTCIPASVGYAVLRHFHAAAAMTMVATASLKQELSARGFRKLGFWTRGVDTDLFRPDEPAELDLPRPIFMTMGRVAVEKNIDAFLSLDLPGTKVVIGDGPQRAELERRYPQVKFLGEKTGKDLSSHLAAADVFVFPSLTDTFGVVQLEALACGTPVAAFPVTGPLDVIADHPIGALDTNLQNACIRALGMSREACRNFALERSWENSARQFISNLTALHPSRSLQPARRVASRTAARG
- a CDS encoding L,D-transpeptidase, which gives rise to MLRPIGSMLNSRYAAALGALAIGAVAFSASAAATPLPLFPFILTPPVQSAPPPVQAAPDENESGAIELPARLKRQVVSYPTREAPGTVIIDTPNTYLYYVLGGGHAIRYGIGVGRDGFTWSGVQAVTKKAEWPDWTPPPEMIARQPYLPRHMAGGPGNPLGARAMYLGGTVYRIHGTNAPETIGTHVSSGCIRLTNQDVSDLYSRVNVGTRVIVLPMNRQAANAGDKRS
- a CDS encoding DUF4403 family protein; its protein translation is MRLPFRLKTILLAIAVIAVSFYASLKVMDWLSARGAVSGPVLAELPPLPPATRSSVVLAPVSISLSAIRDAADRGVPRTFQGKADNAVSQILQNADIGWTASRGPVTATGAQDVLSLATALTGTLNVTGSLSSKATGAVNALGSLLGDKAAKEIGSVNIKALNASAEIKGGVTITSRPKLAAAWHFEPNFAAQVNLGDTSLSVAGARINIPAQVKPLIDKNVTDQLEVVADRIRKDQAFEQNARLQWAKICRSIPLQSAGAGSSLPPLWLELRPTRAIAVQPTVDASALTVTMGIEAETRITSEQTKPDCPFPDKISIIPPTPGGVNIGVPIDMPFTEINKIIEAQLVGRTFPEDGSGAVDVTVKHATVAASGDRLLISLLVHAKEKKSWFGLGADATVQIWGRPVLDPVQQTLRLTDVQLAVESEAAFGLLGAAAREAMPRLQQVLADKAVVDLKPFAANAQQKINAAIADFQKNDDDLKVTAAITSAQLAYIAFDSRTLRVIVEANGSMNVSVTALRGL
- a CDS encoding SDR family NAD(P)-dependent oxidoreductase — translated: MTVTPDLNGHVALVTGGSRGIGAAIAIALSEAGAAVAVNYRERAADADAVVTKIKDKGGRAIAVAADVSQGTAVAAMVKQAAAALGPIDILINNAGMAIVRGVDDLTEAEFDLTIAVNLKSAFLCTQAVLPAMRAKKWGRIVNISSGAARGAGAIGVHYNASKAGMEGLTRGYAARLVKEGITVNAVAPSLIETDMMRGRTDLAARIPLGRMGQADEVAQSVLMLLGNDYMTGQTVHLNGGMSFN
- a CDS encoding DUF1543 domain-containing protein, with protein sequence MKLFMFYIGGNCGNSNIELHDIRFSVGSAPEDCYDGLRRQWWGDPTSLHLDSWGIVEQADGFDVAVTRTPRNDTSSSLFFVNLGGYNPQEFGELHKNVLVVAPDIKAAKHKALQQVNDWVQPHKDRIFEIEKAVDLTALMENYGCALALEPATVEKPFAFQCLYLPLG
- a CDS encoding aldo/keto reductase, with translation MDYVKFGKTGLGVSRLCIGCMTYGIPNRGPHPWTLDEEKSRPLIRQALDLGINFFDTANVYSDGTSEEIVGRALKEFVRREDVVIATKVNGRMRPGPNGAGLSRKAILGEIDNSLRRLGTDFVDLYQIHRADPTVPIEETMEALHDVVKAGKARYIGASNMYAWQFAQALYTSRLNGWTEFVSMQDHVNLLSREEEREMLPLCVDQGIAVMPWSPMARGRLTRAWNETSSRQETDEYGKTLYTQFPESDRQIIDQVSAVATARGVPRAQVALAWVLQKKGVTSPIVGASKPEHLKDAVAALSLKLTTEEITALEKPYVPRGVSGF
- a CDS encoding NAD-dependent epimerase/dehydratase family protein gives rise to the protein MKSVIVTGGSGKAGRAAIRELLKHGYQVMNVDTVAPAEQLCHFMKADLNDLGQAIDALRLLAGTVDRRRTLLGEPSAVIHMAGIPAPGLAPDATIFQNNMMTTYNVFSAAVRAGIRRVVWASSETIYGLPFTRTPPAFAPVTEEHPLAPETGYALAKILCEKMASEMHRWNPGTHFVGLRISNIFEERDYESIASFWNDPALRKWNLWSWVDSRDVAQACRLGLEADVSGADHFTIAAADTLMKIPNPELMAAHFPGVPVDAKMGPFDTLLSIEKARRVLGYAPQHTWRT